A genomic stretch from Aedes albopictus strain Foshan chromosome 2, AalbF5, whole genome shotgun sequence includes:
- the LOC134286122 gene encoding uncharacterized protein LOC134286122 yields the protein MKDVRKLAYDLAEKNKLPHDFSHKRQMAGRYWLQGFLRRNPTISFRKPEATSIARARGFNNPSVNNFYDLLQKTLDAKHYPPNRIFNADETGVNTVPPKKLKIVARKGKRQVGSITSAERGVQTTIVMCMSATGQHLPPYVIFPRVRMHDSLKKVAPNGTKFNCNPSGYMTSEIFPDWFDHFIENTNPSETNPALLIIDGHSSHKGLAFGEKALANFVDVIVLPPHCSHKM from the exons ATGAAAGATGTTCGCAAACTTGCCTATGACCTGGCGGAGAAGAACAAGCTACCTCACGACTTCAGCCACAAACGCCAAATGGCTGGCAGGTACtggcttcaaggatttctcaggcGAAATCCAACCATATCATTCCGGAAGCCGGAAGCAACATCCATCGCTCGAGCTAGAGGGTTTAACAACCCCTCTGTGAATAACTTCTACGACCTGCTGCAGAAAACTTTAGACGCCAAGCATTACCCCCCGAATCGCATTTTCAATGCGGATGAAACTGGAGTCAATACG GTCCCTCCGAAGAAGCTGAAAATCGTGGCCAGGAAAGGGAAAAGGCAGGTTGGATCGATTACTTCTGCTGAGCGAGGAGTGCAGACAACAATCGTGATGTGTATGTCCGCAACCGGGCAACATTTGCCACCCTACGTGATCTTCCCTCGGGTGCGCATgcacgattcgttgaaaaaagTTGCACCGAACGGAACCAAGTTTAATTGTAATCCTTCCGGTTACATGACCAGCGAGATCTTCCCAGACTGGTTTGATCATTTCATTGAAAATACCAACCCGTCAGAAACCAACCCGGCCTTGCTGATTATTGATGGGCACAGCTCTCACAAGGGTTTGGCGTTTGGTGAAAAAGCTCTGGCCAATTTCGTTGACGTTATTGTGTTGCCCCCACATTGCAGCCATAAAATGTAG
- the LOC134286123 gene encoding uncharacterized protein LOC134286123: MGPFKSYYASASENFMRKFPGKAITLYDVAELMGAAYLKAASAEVAENGFRKSGIWPFNRNVFSDEEFAPSEVTDQPEIRPTNPTVNPDQPAIATDQVEVTTVTLITVTKPLVLDGSTVQQIPMPSSISFPELTGNEVLDDNQDDANQIISIKPKSEASPNSSFTISPKDILPLPKMAAPRNAKRKRKAEQAVEITGENYLQSLATSEAAKTIKAIKKGRKTTKKRTKVQKKAEIFEDTLCDLFGASFSDSVDGQGWKKCHSCLMWFHTECGTNEDDLGCRFCN; the protein is encoded by the coding sequence ATGGGCCCATTCAAAAGCTATTATGCAAGTGCTTCGGAAAATTTTATGCGCAAATTCCCTGGCAAAGCCATAACGCTGTACGACGTGGCGGAATTGATGGGTGCGGCATATTTGAAAGCCGCTTCAGCAGAAGTGGCTGAGAACGGTTTCCGAAAGTCTGGCATTTGGCCTTTCAATAGGAACGTGTTCAGTGATGAGGAATTTGCTCCATCCGAAGTGACCGACCAGCCAGAAATCCGACCAACAAATCCGACAGTAAATCCCGATCAGCCAGCAATCGCCACCGACCAGGTAGAAGTCACGACTGTTACTTTAATCACGGTAACTAAACCACTGGTGCTTGACGGATCAACAGTACAGCAGATCCCTATGCCGAGTTCAATCAGTTTTCCTGAGTTAACCGGTAATGAGGTTCTTGACGATAATCAAGATGATGCCAATCAAATAATCAGCATTAAACCAAAATCTGAAGCCTCTCCGAACTCCTCATTCACCATATCACCGAAGGACATTCTACCACTTCCGAAAATGGCAGCTCCGAGAAATGCAAAGCGCAAGCGTAAGGCAGAACAGGCAGTTGAAATTACCGGAGAAAACTATCTTCAAAGCTTAGCCACATCGGAAGCAGCAAAGACCATTAAGGCCATAAAAAAAGGACGAAAAACAACGAAAAAACGAACCAAGGTGCAGAAGAAAGCTGAGATTTTCGAAGATACGTTGTGCGATCTCTTCGGTGCATCTTTTTCTGATTCCGTTGATGGCCAAGGATGGAAGAAGTGTCATTCCTGCTTGATGTGGTTCCACACAGAATGCGGTACGAACGAAGACGATCTCGGATGCCGATTCTGCAACTGA